The Crassostrea angulata isolate pt1a10 chromosome 1, ASM2561291v2, whole genome shotgun sequence nucleotide sequence TTGACCAAATTCACGGGAGTTCTATACAGGAGTAAGGTGTAGGAAAATTGTTTCTACGAGTCTCGACACGAACTTGAGCTGTATCAGTCTCAGGAGTTTCGCCCGAACTTTCGGTTACATCACTTCCGGTTGCTGCACTTTCGGTTGCTGCACTTCCGGTAGTGCTTGGTGGCGCTGCATTTGTGTTGACGTGAACATCCCAGTATTCTTTACCGGAGTCCTTACTTTTCTTTTTGGCACCCTTTATCTGGACGTTGAAGTACTCCCTGTGCCCCCGGCCGCCACCCTTTCTCTGCGGTTTGACCCGCTCACAGAGTCCGTCCTGGACGTCTACATTGAAGTATTGGGGGTCCTTCTTCTGGGAAATATTCCGGACTGCTATGAATCCATTGTCGGACTTAAACTGGTCGTATGGCGTGGCATACGTTGAAGATCTCTTGGAGACGGCCGTGTCTGTCGGGTCTGTGTAAGGCGACGCCTCATCCTCCATGTGTTGTCTGCAAAATGTAGCCATTTATAGATATGATAACttcaaatttgatttatattccTAAAACCTTTCCTTCCTATTGTAGCTGATTAATGACTTTCATATGCAAACATatgaaatttgatattgttGACTCATGTAGACAATCGGGGAAAAATCGATCACTTGATAGCGGAATTATGTTCAACTATCAACATCAAGTGTTATACTTGTGTTACTCCAATATTTTTCCTTATAACAATATCGACTTAAATTCtcaccaaaaaaatatattcagattttttaaagactaatatttacatttttcagtgtctgtgtctgtgataacactacgaattgATTTTGTATCGAGTCcaatatatattcaaatgaCATATTGTTGGGGTGCAAGCGgggtttttataattaaaagaaGTGAAAATCACATAGGTATGTCAATattctaatattttatttatattttatctaatattaaataataattgcttAACATTATAAAAGTAATGAAAAATtgttctttgaatattttgaggtgataatttcggtttGGGCGTAATCAAATCTTCCGagttcgggctttattggatttgaccacgccccgtccaaaattatcacctcataatattca carries:
- the LOC128166424 gene encoding uncharacterized protein LOC128166424, translating into MATFCRQHMEDEASPYTDPTDTAVSKRSSTYATPYDQFKSDNGFIAVRNISQKKDPQYFNVDVQDGLCERVKPQRKGGGRGHREYFNVQIKGAKKKSKDSGKEYWDVHVNTNAAPPSTTGSAATESAATGSDVTESSGETPETDTAQVRVETRRNNFPTPYSCIELP